The following proteins come from a genomic window of Trifolium pratense cultivar HEN17-A07 linkage group LG4, ARS_RC_1.1, whole genome shotgun sequence:
- the LOC123923740 gene encoding transcription initiation factor TFIID subunit 11-like → MKQSKDPFESPPESPIQTDSDTEDPSSNSLISQLSNTRTTIITKNNKDEQEEEKDDMDIYFAMFPADVPPKIAKMHSIVSQFTDQQMRRYESFRRAKFTKAQMTRLVASINGTNTVPELISLAVSVITKMFVGEVVETARIIMEERRESGPIRPSHLREAHRRLKLEGKAFKRTVPRRLFR, encoded by the exons ATGAAGCAATCAAAGGATCCATTCGAATCACCACCGGAATCCCCAATTCAAACCGATTCAGATACAGAGGACCCAAGTTCCAATTCCTTGATTTCCCAACTAAGTAACACGAGGACTACCATAATCACTAAGAATAATAAAgatgaacaagaagaagaaaaagatgatatgGACATTTATTTCGCCATGTTTCCTGCTGATGTTCCTCCCAAAATTGCTAAGATGCA TTCTATTGTTTCACAATTCACTGATCAACAAATGAGAAGATATGAGTCCTTTCGTAGGGCTAAATTCACGAAAGCTCAAATGACTCGG TTAGTAGCAAGTATAAATGGGACCAATACAGTCCCTGAGCTAATTTCACTTGCAGTATCAGTGATTACAAAAATGTTTGTGGGTGAAGTTGTGGAAACAG CTAGAATAATTATGGAAGAGAGGAGGGAATCTGGGCCAATCCGGCCAAGTCATTTGAGAGAAGCACATAGACGACTAAAGCTTGAAGGAAAAGCCTTTAAGAGAACAGTCCCGAGGAGGCTCTTTCGGTAA